A section of the Eublepharis macularius isolate TG4126 chromosome 1, MPM_Emac_v1.0, whole genome shotgun sequence genome encodes:
- the LOC129345545 gene encoding proton-coupled zinc antiporter SLC30A1-like — protein MGFWTSVGSRWTVGSTGWPASQFCLSISLFVVEVVASRATGSLLLLSCAFHTLAGALALGVALADVWLAAGGCPSERNTFGWARAQVAGTVISTVFLSSLSLALVPEAFRRVAEPQVTEHTLVLMGIGAVAIPIHLARAGLHERHHPAPSPRPCCSRKTKRTDSSAQEMEDLLENESSPKCQPWLEEPGRDPNPESSEDKLGPWQALCCGWMVPCLGPVAVLLYSIVLHMMWTPCLSHTPCFRHCTGALCWSSSASQSLQQAQVTCWLLHLDPGLAVAVALALLFLVWPVFRGSAMVLLQAIPEDLDLQLLELHLRATEGVAAVRELHVWQLDGPGSLVATAQVYCFDIAAYEAVMDRVQQVFCEHGIHAATVQPELGAYWDEECHRGGSQAPHERYLAPGSKVMTEYETTV, from the exons ATGGGATTCTGGACCAGTGTGGGGTCCCGATGGACTGTAGGATCAACAGGTTGGCCGGCCAGTCAGTTCTGTCTCTCCATCTCCCTCTTTGTGGTGGAGGTGGTCGCAAGCCGGGCCACTGGTTCCCTCCTCTTGCTTTCTTGTGCCTTCCACACCCTGGCAGGCGCCTTGGCATTAGGGGTGGCCTTGGCTGATGTCTGGCTGGCCGCTGGAGGATGCCCCAGCGAGAGGAACACCTTTGGATGGGCACGGGCCCAAGTAGCAGGCACCGTGATCAGCACTGTGTTCTtgagttccctgagcctggctctCGTGCCTGAGGCATTCCGCAGGGTAGCTGAACCACAAGTCACAGAGCACACCCTCGTGCTTATGGGCATCGGGGCAGTGGCGATCCCCATTCATCTGGCCAGGGCAGGGTTGCATGAAAGACACCATCCAGCCCCAAGCCCAAGACCCTGCTGCAGCAGAAAAACCAAACGCACTGACAGCTCTGCCCAGGAAATGGAAG ATCTTCTGGAGAACGAATCCTCACCCAAGTGTCAGCCCTGGCTAGAGGAGCCTGGCAGAGATCCAAACCCTGAGTCGTCTGAGGACAAGCTTGGACCGTGGCAAGCTCTCTGCTGTGGCTGGATGGTGCCCTGTCTGGGACCTGTGGCTGTCCTTTTGTATTCGATTGTTCTTCATATGATGTGGACTCCATGTCTGAGTCACACACCCTGCTTCAGGCACTGCACTGGAGCCCTGTGTTGGTCCTCATCTGCCTCTCAGTCATTGCAACAAGCACAGGTCACTTgctggctgctgcacctggatcCCGGACTCGCTGTGGCCGTGGCTCTAGCCCTGTTGTTCTTGGTGTGGCCAGTCTTCCGTGGCTCTGCCATGGTGCTCCTGCAGGCCATTCCAGAGGACCTGGACTTACAGCTGCTGGAGCTGCATCTGCGTGCCACGGAAGGCGTGGCAGCCGTGCGGGAGCTCCACGTTTGGCAGCTGGATGGCCCAGGCAGTTTGGTGGCCACAGCCCAGGTATACTGCTTTGACATTGCTGCCTATGAGGCTGTGATGGACCGGGTCCAGCAGGTGTTCTGTGAGCACGGCATCCACGCAGCCACGGTGCAGCCGGAGCTGGGTGCTTACTGGGATGAGGAATgccacagagggggcagccaggccCCACACGAGAGGTACCTGGCTCCTGGGTCGAAAGTAATGACAGAGTATGAGACCACAGTCTGA